From the genome of Candidatus Bathyarchaeota archaeon:
CATTTCCCTGTATCTACGACTGCGTAGACTCCTTCATTTCCTCTTTCAACCATGCTAGGTGGTATTATATGGGGTAGAGATATGCCTATCATATCTTCTATCGATGAGTAGCCTTTATCTAACATGAATCTGCGGAGCCCTGTCAACCATGATTTTACAATGTCGTAGCCTTGAACCATTACTGCTGAGCAGCTCTCAATAGATGAGGCTCCAACCATTATGAATTTGACGGCGTCTGACCAGTCGAGCATTCCCATGCATGCTATGATTGGAACCTTAACTTTGGGTGCGGCTTTAGCGATCCATTTCAACGAGAACCCTATGAGGTAAGGTCCACCGAATCCTATGATGCAGCCGAACGGTATTGGCTTTCCAGTCTCGATGTCTATGTCTATACTCGAGATCCTGTGGGATAGGGTTAGGCATGGTGCACCTGCACCTTCAAACCTAGCAGCCCACTCGTCAACTTCACCTGTCTGTGATGAGATTTTTGGGCTGAATGGCACTGCACACTTTCTCTTGGCGAGCCTTATAACTTCCTCAGCCATATACATCAGCTGCCAACCTAACTTTTCACCTTCCCTCTCTGTTCCAGGCTCTCCAGCGTATGGGCAGGAAAAATTAAGTTCAACCATATCAGCCCTTGAACCGTTCATTAACTCAATATATTTCTCCCAAGTCTCCATGTCTGGAGCTGTTATGCTGCCTATTATAACGGCGTCTCCGGCAAGTCTCTTTGCTTCATCTATCTCTTCAACATATTCTTCAGGTGTCAGATGCGAACCTTCCTCGATATCTGTTATTGAGAATGAGCGTGGAATGGTTTTTGGATAGCCACCCTGATCTTTGAGCCAGTATATCTTGAATCTCGGCCTTGGATATCTTCTTGCATAATCGTAGGGGACGAGGGTTTTCATAACTGCTCCAGCCCACCCTGCCTCTAAACCTCTCTGAATGTTTCTGGCTGTCTTCGTCGGTGTGGCTGAGGAGAGTATGAATGGATTTTTAAATTCTACACCGCAAATATTTGTCGAGAGATCTACTGCCAACTTTTTTAACCCTTTCAGAAGGGTTTGATGAATAGATTCTTAGCCTTTATGGATTATTTTGTTACCAATAGGTTTCTATGTTGTTTTCAACCCGGTGTCTCAAGTTGCTTTGCTCCACACCTATCGCAGTATTTCGATTCATTCGGGATCTCCATACCGCAACTTTTGCATTTCTTGGTCTTCTGAACTATCTTCATATACTGCTTCAGATCTTCGAGGCTTCTCCTAATATCTTCAATTCTATTCCGCAAATCTTTGGTGCTCATCGATCCAGAGGAATATGCTGAGGCAACTTCATCGAGATCTCTTCTCAACATCTCCAGGG
Proteins encoded in this window:
- a CDS encoding zinc ribbon domain-containing protein → MSQIQTLISETTLLILILVVAIVFISVAVILIYLRRRPHRGYYHSASYPIPTTHLTPPPKPPTEESPTATALEMLRRDLDEVASAYSSGSMSTKDLRNRIEDIRRSLEDLKQYMKIVQKTKKCKSCGMEIPNESKYCDRCGAKQLETPG
- a CDS encoding 4Fe-4S binding protein — its product is MAVDLSTNICGVEFKNPFILSSATPTKTARNIQRGLEAGWAGAVMKTLVPYDYARRYPRPRFKIYWLKDQGGYPKTIPRSFSITDIEEGSHLTPEEYVEEIDEAKRLAGDAVIIGSITAPDMETWEKYIELMNGSRADMVELNFSCPYAGEPGTEREGEKLGWQLMYMAEEVIRLAKRKCAVPFSPKISSQTGEVDEWAARFEGAGAPCLTLSHRISSIDIDIETGKPIPFGCIIGFGGPYLIGFSLKWIAKAAPKVKVPIIACMGMLDWSDAVKFIMVGASSIESCSAVMVQGYDIVKSWLTGLRRFMLDKGYSSIEDMIGISLPHIIPPSMVERGNEGVYAVVDTGKCTGCGICKRCCFYFAIDIEGGKASVDLEKCDGCGLCQEVCPENAIKAEKLFEKDIYPRPDSGKKPYNKLF